A genomic window from Agreia sp. COWG includes:
- a CDS encoding GntR family transcriptional regulator: MSIDRSGPIPLYYQISSLLETAILAGDLPSGSRLENEVALSERLGLSRPTIRRAIQELVDKGLLVRRRGIGTQVVHGQVTRKVALTSLFEDLSGGGQHPTTTLLSLGPLEASSSVAAALGVDKGSTVLHLRRVRLADNVPVAILENYLPEQFLDLDREQLEQHGLYQLLRARGASMRVARQTIGARRATGEESQLLEVDKGGPLLTAERTAYDNSGRAVEYGQHCYRPDLYSFEVTLVDK; this comes from the coding sequence ATGAGCATCGACCGATCAGGCCCGATCCCGCTCTACTACCAGATCTCGTCGCTTCTGGAGACGGCGATCCTCGCCGGTGATCTGCCATCCGGGTCGAGGCTCGAGAACGAGGTCGCGCTCAGCGAACGCCTCGGCCTGTCACGTCCGACCATCCGGCGAGCGATCCAAGAACTCGTCGATAAGGGGCTTCTTGTTCGTCGCCGCGGCATCGGCACCCAGGTCGTGCACGGGCAGGTCACCCGCAAGGTCGCACTGACGAGCCTCTTCGAGGATCTGAGCGGTGGGGGCCAGCACCCCACGACGACGTTGCTGTCGCTGGGGCCGCTGGAGGCGTCGAGTTCGGTCGCTGCGGCGCTCGGCGTCGACAAGGGCTCCACAGTCCTGCATCTGCGCCGCGTGCGCCTGGCCGACAACGTACCCGTGGCGATTCTCGAGAACTACCTGCCGGAACAGTTTCTCGACCTCGACCGAGAGCAACTCGAACAGCACGGTTTGTATCAGCTACTGCGTGCCCGGGGAGCGTCGATGCGTGTTGCTCGGCAGACGATCGGCGCCCGGCGCGCGACGGGCGAAGAGAGCCAGCTTCTCGAGGTCGACAAGGGCGGCCCGCTTCTCACGGCCGAACGCACGGCTTACGACAACTCAGGCCGCGCCGTCGAATACGGCCAGCACTGCTATAGACCCGACCTCTACTCCTTCGAGGTCACGCTGGTAGACAAATAG
- a CDS encoding acyl-CoA thioesterase, translated as MTADMNFYTRKWVRPEDLNANGTLFGGSLLRWIDEEAVVYSALQLGSGRVVTKYISEINFLTSAQQGDLIEIGLLAIRFGRTSLTMRAEVRNMITRKTILTIDQMVFVNIGATGEPEPHGYTDITYARDRIPVADRD; from the coding sequence ATGACTGCGGATATGAACTTCTACACCCGCAAGTGGGTGCGACCCGAAGACCTGAACGCGAACGGAACCCTCTTCGGCGGCAGCCTGCTGCGCTGGATCGACGAGGAGGCTGTCGTCTATTCGGCGCTGCAACTGGGTAGTGGGCGAGTGGTCACGAAGTACATCTCCGAGATCAACTTTCTCACCTCTGCTCAGCAAGGCGATCTCATCGAGATCGGACTGCTGGCGATCCGCTTCGGGCGCACGTCGCTCACGATGCGCGCCGAGGTGCGCAACATGATCACGCGCAAGACGATCCTGACCATCGATCAGATGGTGTTCGTGAACATCGGCGCGACCGGTGAGCCCGAGCCGCACGGCTACACAGACATCACCTACGCGAGAGATCGCATCCCCGTAGCCGATCGCGACTAG
- a CDS encoding SDR family NAD(P)-dependent oxidoreductase yields the protein MTTTPQHALPSGFTDRSTASDVLAGIDLAGKTTIVTGGYSGLGIETVAALSDAGARVIVPARRPDVARAALDERGLAGVEVETLDLSDLRSVRAFTERFLASGRSLDILINNAAIMASPEARVGDGWESQFATNHLGHYVLTNLLWPSLVSGDGARVVALSSSGHKLSPMRFDDPQFTTGYDKWQAYGQAKTADSLFAVQLDALGAEHGVRAFAAHPGGIMTELQRHLPREEMIASGWITEDGVVNERFKTPAQGAATSTWAATSPQLEGLGGVYCEDCDIAEPTVAGSPTARFAGVDAHAIDREAAAKLWTLSAELTGVNAFA from the coding sequence ATGACAACTACACCCCAGCACGCGCTCCCCTCCGGATTCACCGACCGTTCCACGGCGAGCGATGTGCTGGCCGGCATCGACCTGGCGGGCAAGACAACCATCGTCACGGGCGGCTACTCGGGCCTCGGCATCGAGACGGTCGCTGCTTTGTCGGATGCCGGTGCGCGCGTGATCGTGCCGGCCCGCCGCCCCGACGTGGCGCGCGCCGCCCTCGACGAGCGTGGACTCGCCGGGGTCGAGGTCGAGACGCTCGACCTGTCCGACCTCAGGAGCGTGCGCGCTTTTACCGAGCGCTTTCTGGCATCGGGTCGCAGCCTCGACATTCTGATCAACAACGCGGCGATCATGGCCTCGCCAGAGGCACGGGTCGGCGACGGCTGGGAGTCGCAGTTCGCCACCAACCACCTGGGCCACTACGTGCTCACCAATCTGCTGTGGCCGTCACTCGTCTCGGGCGATGGCGCCCGCGTGGTGGCGCTCTCGTCGAGCGGGCACAAGCTCAGCCCCATGCGCTTCGATGACCCGCAGTTCACCACCGGGTACGACAAATGGCAGGCATACGGCCAGGCCAAGACGGCTGACAGCCTCTTCGCCGTGCAACTGGATGCGCTCGGAGCCGAACACGGCGTGCGTGCGTTCGCGGCGCATCCGGGCGGCATCATGACCGAGCTGCAGCGACACCTGCCGCGCGAAGAGATGATCGCCTCGGGCTGGATCACCGAGGACGGAGTGGTGAACGAGCGCTTCAAGACCCCCGCCCAGGGCGCGGCCACCTCGACGTGGGCGGCCACCTCGCCGCAGCTCGAGGGGCTCGGCGGCGTCTACTGCGAGGACTGCGACATCGCCGAACCGACCGTCGCCGGAAGCCCGACGGCCCGCTTCGCCGGGGTCGACGCGCACGCGATCGATCGCGAGGCCGCCGCGAAGCTGTGGACACTGTCGGCCGAGCTCACGGGCGTTAACGCGTTCGCCTAG
- a CDS encoding TIGR01777 family oxidoreductase translates to MTEPRTFLVAGASGFIGSALTAELSADGHTVRRLVRREPASATETQWHPERRSLPPGSLDGVDVVINLAGSSISQLPWTPRRRKGILDSRIDATATIVDAIAAAPSPPAALLNASASGVYGDRADEILGENAAGGTGFLAGVTARWEAEALRAAGITRTVLLRTGIVLAKGGGAAAPLVPLTLAGLGSRLGTGRQWWPWISLVDEVRAIRHLAASDVRGPVNLVGPTPATSEEITRGLARVLHRPHLFALPAWLLRLPLQDAADELLLSSQRMQPLQLIGSGFTFTHESAESALEVFRR, encoded by the coding sequence ATGACTGAACCCCGAACATTCCTCGTGGCCGGAGCATCCGGCTTCATCGGCAGCGCACTCACCGCGGAGCTCTCGGCCGACGGCCATACCGTGCGCCGCCTCGTGCGCCGCGAACCGGCCTCGGCAACCGAGACGCAGTGGCACCCCGAGCGGCGCTCCCTGCCGCCGGGCTCGCTCGACGGCGTCGACGTGGTGATCAACCTGGCGGGGTCGAGCATCTCGCAGCTGCCGTGGACACCGAGGCGCCGCAAGGGCATTCTCGACTCCCGCATCGACGCCACCGCCACCATCGTCGATGCGATCGCGGCGGCGCCCTCTCCCCCGGCGGCTCTGCTGAATGCGTCGGCATCGGGCGTCTACGGTGATCGCGCAGACGAGATACTCGGCGAGAACGCGGCCGGCGGCACCGGATTCCTGGCGGGTGTCACCGCTCGCTGGGAGGCCGAGGCGCTGCGCGCGGCAGGCATCACCCGAACGGTGCTCCTTCGCACGGGGATCGTTCTCGCCAAGGGTGGCGGCGCTGCGGCACCGCTGGTTCCCCTCACGCTCGCGGGTCTCGGCTCCAGGCTCGGCACGGGGCGGCAGTGGTGGCCCTGGATCTCGCTCGTCGACGAGGTCCGCGCCATCCGGCACCTCGCTGCCAGTGACGTTCGCGGGCCGGTGAACCTGGTCGGCCCGACACCCGCGACCAGCGAAGAGATCACCCGCGGCCTCGCCCGTGTGCTGCATCGCCCCCACCTCTTCGCGCTGCCCGCCTGGCTGCTGCGACTGCCACTGCAGGATGCGGCCGATGAGTTGCTGCTCAGCAGCCAGCGCATGCAGCCCCTTCAGCTCATCGGCAGCGGCTTCACCTTCACCCACGAGTCGGCCGAGTCAGCACTCGAGGTCTTTCGCCGCTAG
- a CDS encoding MarR family winged helix-turn-helix transcriptional regulator — protein MAGSWLTHAEAALWRQWIDVQWKLERRIAEQLRPFGLTHGEYAILSILEAHDPDGCRMTQLGELTQNPKTRLTQQVTRLERSGFVSRAPVEEDARGIRVILAAEGRSVLAAAAPGHSRLVRELVVGPIAEADAGVMSRVLEDIQSRLQAGA, from the coding sequence GTGGCTGGGAGTTGGCTGACGCACGCCGAGGCTGCGCTGTGGCGGCAGTGGATCGACGTTCAGTGGAAGCTCGAGCGGCGCATCGCCGAGCAGCTGCGACCGTTCGGATTGACGCACGGCGAGTACGCCATCTTGAGTATTCTCGAGGCGCACGACCCCGATGGCTGCCGCATGACCCAGCTCGGCGAGCTCACGCAGAACCCCAAGACGAGGCTCACCCAACAGGTGACGAGGCTTGAGCGTTCGGGGTTCGTTTCGCGTGCACCCGTCGAAGAAGATGCCCGTGGCATTCGCGTGATTCTTGCCGCTGAGGGCCGCAGCGTGCTGGCCGCTGCGGCACCGGGCCACTCTCGGCTCGTGCGAGAACTCGTCGTCGGGCCCATCGCCGAGGCAGATGCCGGCGTCATGTCGCGCGTGCTCGAGGACATTCAAAGCCGACTCCAAGCGGGGGCCTGA
- a CDS encoding thioesterase family protein, giving the protein MHLFFRTVWYQWRARSRRRVPLFGVVSTPFRVLPTDLDIFKHMNNGVYLSILDLGRLDMLVRSGFWAIFNQRGWYPVVVAETISFRKSLTLWQRFDVQTRVLGFDDKTVYTEQRFTVDGEIYAQAFVRGRFLKRGGGIVPMAELLDAVGPVPDDVTIPSWLHEWGQTTALPSTKAPAPSEW; this is encoded by the coding sequence ATGCACCTCTTCTTTCGCACGGTCTGGTACCAGTGGCGCGCTCGAAGTCGGCGCCGAGTCCCCCTGTTCGGCGTAGTGTCCACGCCCTTCCGAGTGCTGCCCACCGACCTCGACATCTTCAAGCACATGAACAACGGCGTCTATCTCTCGATTCTCGACCTGGGTCGGCTCGACATGCTCGTGCGCAGCGGATTCTGGGCGATCTTCAATCAGCGTGGCTGGTATCCGGTGGTCGTCGCCGAGACCATCAGCTTTCGCAAGTCGCTCACGCTGTGGCAGCGCTTCGACGTGCAAACCAGGGTGCTCGGCTTCGACGACAAGACGGTCTACACCGAGCAGCGTTTCACGGTCGACGGCGAGATCTACGCGCAGGCCTTCGTTCGTGGTCGCTTCCTGAAGCGCGGCGGCGGCATCGTGCCGATGGCCGAGCTGCTGGATGCCGTGGGCCCGGTCCCCGACGACGTGACGATCCCCTCGTGGCTGCACGAGTGGGGCCAGACCACGGCGCTGCCGTCGACGAAGGCGCCGGCCCCCAGCGAGTGGTGA
- a CDS encoding enhanced serine sensitivity protein SseB C-terminal domain-containing protein, giving the protein MTENDASRIESLLVEASQDRAAVPAFLTALLEATVFVSGVISDEGAADFSHLSTSEGGSILPFYSSEERLRETIAAVPGFEQRFVALPCRDLWQITRGATLVLNPHSPYGKEFLPGEIGQLLDGEAVLTQRIVDTDTEVFVGVPSHVPPGMTDALAELFAHHREVAEAVLGWKVTPGPGAVDESYHLVIVGAADARDALGGELGRVLTMYSLSAPVDVQFVESGEKHVLQSVRPFYRRKRGLFGRR; this is encoded by the coding sequence ATGACCGAGAACGACGCATCCCGCATAGAGAGCCTGCTCGTCGAGGCCAGCCAAGACAGGGCCGCCGTTCCGGCGTTCTTGACGGCGCTGCTCGAGGCCACTGTGTTCGTTTCGGGAGTGATATCCGACGAGGGCGCGGCAGATTTCTCGCACCTGAGTACCTCCGAGGGCGGCTCGATCTTGCCGTTCTACAGTTCGGAAGAGCGGCTGAGGGAGACCATTGCGGCGGTGCCGGGCTTCGAGCAGCGGTTCGTAGCGCTGCCGTGCCGCGACCTCTGGCAGATCACGCGAGGGGCCACCCTCGTGCTCAACCCGCATTCGCCCTACGGCAAGGAATTCCTCCCAGGCGAGATAGGCCAGCTGCTCGACGGGGAAGCAGTGCTCACCCAGCGCATCGTTGACACCGACACCGAAGTGTTCGTCGGAGTGCCGTCCCACGTGCCGCCGGGCATGACCGATGCTCTGGCGGAGCTGTTCGCTCACCACAGGGAGGTCGCGGAGGCGGTGCTCGGTTGGAAGGTGACGCCGGGCCCGGGAGCCGTCGATGAGAGTTACCACCTGGTGATCGTCGGAGCCGCGGACGCACGAGATGCGCTCGGCGGCGAACTCGGTCGGGTGCTGACGATGTATTCGCTCAGCGCACCGGTAGACGTGCAGTTCGTCGAGTCGGGCGAAAAACACGTGCTGCAAAGCGTTCGGCCGTTCTATCGTCGCAAGCGTGGGCTCTTCGGGCGACGCTAA
- a CDS encoding Na+/H+ antiporter, with the protein MQDSVVTIIWIVSFVVVTVAVSGLTRRIGWSAPVALVVVGAVASFIPGVPRLEIEPDLILYGLLPPLLFAAAIRTSFVDVRARRDGILLLSVGLVAFTVVVVGFTAWLIIPAIGLAAAFAFGAVVAPTDAVAVTAVAGRLGLPRRLVTVLEGESLLNDATALVALNAAILAMASIINPWMVAGDFVIAVVVGAAVGFGVAGVLAEIRKRLRAPVLDTSLSLVTPYLAFIPAQLLHGSGVLAVVVAGLFLGYRSPVIQTAEARIAESINWRTIQFLLENAVFLLMGLALAEIFDGVVEGGQGFWPTVGISAVILLALIVSRVVWMLITTSVYRFGPRWLRGRGWSYRTGIAVSFAGIRGVVTLAAAFLLPVETPDRAFLQFLAFVVVAGTLLEGLALPWIIRRLRLPPPDVAQERSETQRLMVEAQTAGLDLLDLLEQQELDGVEPGVVERLRTNARFLAEALDNPPENDSESRPASYNRLRRLMVQAERQAVLDARREGRYEERAVKTTLAFIDAEETALDMHKPPKPGSNLT; encoded by the coding sequence ATGCAGGATTCCGTCGTGACCATCATCTGGATCGTCTCCTTCGTTGTGGTCACCGTCGCCGTGAGCGGGTTGACCCGTCGCATCGGCTGGTCTGCTCCCGTTGCGTTGGTCGTGGTCGGTGCCGTGGCCTCGTTCATCCCCGGTGTGCCGCGGCTCGAGATCGAACCCGATCTCATTCTCTACGGGCTCCTTCCACCGCTGCTCTTCGCGGCGGCCATCCGCACGTCGTTCGTCGATGTGCGCGCCCGGCGAGACGGCATCCTGCTTCTGTCCGTCGGTCTCGTGGCGTTCACCGTGGTGGTGGTCGGCTTCACCGCCTGGCTCATCATTCCGGCTATCGGCCTGGCCGCCGCGTTCGCGTTCGGCGCGGTGGTGGCGCCGACGGATGCCGTGGCCGTGACCGCCGTCGCCGGTCGCCTCGGGCTGCCCCGACGCCTGGTGACCGTGCTCGAAGGCGAGAGTCTGCTGAACGACGCGACCGCGCTGGTCGCGCTGAACGCGGCGATCCTCGCGATGGCGAGCATCATCAATCCATGGATGGTCGCGGGCGACTTCGTGATCGCCGTCGTGGTGGGCGCGGCTGTCGGCTTCGGGGTCGCCGGGGTACTCGCAGAGATTCGCAAGCGACTGCGCGCACCCGTGCTCGACACATCGCTGTCGCTGGTGACCCCGTACCTCGCATTCATTCCGGCGCAGCTGCTGCACGGATCGGGGGTGCTCGCGGTGGTCGTCGCCGGTCTGTTCCTGGGCTACCGCTCGCCCGTCATCCAGACCGCAGAGGCGCGGATCGCAGAGTCGATCAACTGGCGCACCATCCAGTTTCTGCTCGAGAACGCGGTTTTTCTGCTGATGGGCCTCGCGCTGGCCGAGATTTTCGACGGCGTGGTCGAAGGCGGGCAGGGCTTCTGGCCGACCGTCGGCATCTCTGCCGTGATCTTGCTGGCCCTGATCGTCTCGCGGGTGGTCTGGATGCTCATCACCACCTCGGTGTACCGCTTCGGCCCGCGGTGGTTGCGAGGCCGTGGGTGGAGCTACCGCACCGGCATCGCCGTGTCGTTCGCGGGCATCCGGGGTGTGGTCACGCTGGCGGCGGCCTTCCTTCTTCCGGTTGAGACGCCGGATCGTGCCTTTCTTCAGTTCCTCGCGTTCGTGGTGGTTGCGGGCACGCTGCTCGAGGGCCTGGCTCTGCCCTGGATCATCCGGCGTCTGCGGCTGCCCCCGCCCGACGTTGCCCAGGAGCGCAGCGAGACGCAGCGGCTGATGGTCGAGGCGCAGACTGCCGGGCTCGACCTGCTCGACCTGCTCGAGCAGCAGGAGCTGGACGGCGTGGAGCCCGGCGTCGTGGAACGCCTGCGCACGAACGCGCGCTTTCTGGCCGAGGCGCTCGACAATCCGCCGGAGAACGACAGCGAATCGCGCCCTGCGTCGTACAACAGGCTGCGCCGGCTCATGGTGCAGGCCGAACGGCAGGCGGTGCTCGATGCGCGGCGCGAAGGCCGCTACGAGGAGCGTGCGGTCAAGACGACGCTGGCGTTCATCGATGCCGAGGAGACCGCCCTCGACATGCACAAGCCGCCGAAGCCGGGCTCGAACCTCACGTAG
- a CDS encoding DedA family protein, translating into MIRTASNPTELGGLAGFALTLMEAIGEWGVGLFTLIETVFPPIPSEVILPLAGFLSQQGQMSIVLVVVTSTIGAYVGSLVLYWLGAKLGMQRAIAWLARLPLVDKEDFEKAADWFRRHGKSAVFFGRFIPGVRSLISLPAGAERMNLLSFSIFTIAGSAIWNGLLIGLGAALGTQYELIEKYSDYLNYIVYAAIIGVVGWLVIRRMRRRGTGTGTAA; encoded by the coding sequence ATGATACGCACAGCGAGCAACCCCACCGAGCTCGGCGGGCTTGCCGGCTTCGCCCTCACCCTGATGGAAGCCATCGGCGAATGGGGCGTCGGGCTGTTCACCCTGATCGAGACGGTCTTCCCCCCGATTCCGAGCGAGGTCATCCTTCCGCTGGCCGGCTTCCTGTCGCAGCAGGGGCAGATGAGTATCGTGCTCGTCGTCGTCACGAGCACGATCGGCGCCTACGTGGGATCCCTCGTTCTCTACTGGCTGGGCGCGAAGCTCGGCATGCAGCGAGCGATCGCGTGGCTCGCACGGCTGCCGCTCGTCGATAAAGAGGACTTCGAGAAGGCCGCCGACTGGTTCCGCCGCCACGGCAAATCGGCCGTCTTCTTCGGCAGGTTCATTCCCGGCGTTCGCAGCCTCATCTCACTGCCCGCCGGCGCCGAACGCATGAACCTGCTGAGCTTCAGCATCTTCACGATCGCGGGCAGCGCCATCTGGAACGGCCTGCTCATCGGCCTGGGTGCCGCCCTCGGCACGCAGTACGAGCTCATCGAGAAGTACTCGGACTACCTCAACTACATCGTCTACGCCGCGATCATCGGTGTCGTCGGCTGGCTCGTCATCCGCCGCATGCGCCGCCGCGGCACCGGCACCGGCACCGCCGCCTGA
- a CDS encoding YchJ family protein yields MELDARCPCGTGLGYGDCCGPLHSATASAPTAERLMRSRYSAFSVGDVFYLLRSWHPATRSRSLELDDDTRWLWLEIVRTEAGGERDEEGVVEFRAKYRVDAPGGRSSGVQHEVSRFSRVDGAWVYVDGVA; encoded by the coding sequence GTGGAACTCGACGCGCGTTGCCCCTGCGGAACCGGGCTCGGCTACGGCGACTGCTGCGGTCCGCTCCATTCGGCGACAGCGTCGGCGCCAACCGCCGAGCGGCTCATGCGCTCTCGGTACTCGGCCTTTTCGGTGGGCGACGTTTTCTATCTGCTGAGGTCCTGGCATCCGGCAACCAGGTCGCGCTCGCTCGAACTCGACGACGACACCCGCTGGCTGTGGCTCGAGATCGTGCGCACCGAGGCCGGAGGCGAACGCGACGAGGAGGGCGTGGTCGAGTTCCGGGCGAAGTACCGCGTCGATGCGCCCGGGGGCCGATCGTCGGGAGTGCAGCACGAGGTCAGCCGGTTCTCACGCGTCGACGGCGCCTGGGTCTATGTCGACGGTGTCGCGTAG